One region of Lentisphaerota bacterium genomic DNA includes:
- the aroQ gene encoding type II 3-dehydroquinate dehydratase — protein sequence MRIRIVNGPNLALLGTREPGIYGRETLDGIVRAVTQHAASAGGSVEHYQSDVEGDLVRYIGTSRGMCDGIIINPAAYTHTSVAVRDAISACGLPCVEVHVSNTHSREPFRHQSLTVPVCIGQIMGFGGYGYILAFDAIAHYLNQKR from the coding sequence ATACGCATACGGATTGTGAACGGACCCAATCTGGCCTTGCTGGGAACACGGGAGCCCGGAATTTATGGCCGTGAGACACTCGATGGCATCGTGCGGGCTGTGACCCAGCATGCGGCTTCCGCAGGCGGATCGGTTGAGCATTATCAGAGCGATGTCGAGGGGGATTTGGTGCGTTACATCGGGACGAGCCGCGGGATGTGCGACGGCATCATCATCAATCCGGCCGCCTATACGCACACCAGCGTGGCTGTGCGCGATGCCATCAGCGCCTGCGGGCTGCCCTGCGTCGAAGTGCATGTGTCGAACACGCATAGCCGCGAGCCGTTTCGTCATCAAAGCCTGACGGTTCCGGTGTGCATCGGCCAGATCATGGGTTTTGGGGGCTACGGGTATATCCTGGCATTCGATGCGATCGCACATTATCTCAATCAGAAAAGGTAG
- a CDS encoding sugar kinase, protein MTEAGACGATRAVDIWVVGSIGIDDIATPVESRRNVLGGSVTYACAAASFFARVGAVGIVGSDFPEAFVARYRSFGIDLTGLQRAPGPTFRWSGEYAADFINRRTIRTELGVFADFKPELPDAFRSAPYVLLGNIGPDLQEHVLNQACGAQFVIADTMDLWITIAREALERVISRVDLLMLNDGEARLLTGRHNLRECAAAILAMGPRYVVIKKGEHGAQLFSKAGLAIIPAYPVDAVADPTGAGDTFAGGFLGHLARSGRTDEAAIRTSLLYGATVASFGVEAFSLERLERLTLSEIEARLTELRQMMMIS, encoded by the coding sequence ATGACGGAGGCCGGCGCGTGCGGAGCGACGCGTGCGGTCGATATCTGGGTGGTCGGCTCGATCGGGATTGATGATATCGCCACGCCGGTGGAATCCCGCAGGAATGTATTGGGCGGTTCGGTGACTTACGCCTGCGCCGCCGCGTCATTCTTCGCGCGCGTCGGCGCGGTGGGCATCGTCGGTTCGGATTTTCCAGAGGCGTTTGTGGCGCGATATCGATCTTTTGGCATCGATTTAACCGGCTTGCAGCGCGCGCCCGGCCCGACCTTTCGTTGGAGCGGGGAGTATGCGGCGGATTTCATCAACCGCCGGACGATCCGGACGGAGCTGGGTGTGTTTGCCGACTTCAAGCCGGAACTGCCGGATGCCTTTCGAAGCGCGCCGTATGTGCTGTTGGGCAACATCGGGCCGGACCTGCAGGAGCATGTCTTGAATCAGGCCTGCGGGGCGCAATTCGTCATTGCCGACACGATGGATCTGTGGATCACTATTGCGCGGGAGGCGCTGGAACGCGTGATCAGCCGGGTGGATCTGCTGATGCTCAACGACGGCGAAGCCCGGTTGCTGACCGGTCGGCACAACCTGCGGGAGTGCGCGGCGGCGATTCTGGCGATGGGGCCGCGTTACGTGGTGATCAAGAAGGGCGAGCACGGCGCGCAGCTTTTCTCCAAGGCTGGGCTGGCGATCATTCCGGCCTATCCGGTTGATGCGGTGGCTGATCCGACCGGCGCCGGTGACACCTTTGCCGGCGGTTTCCTGGGGCATCTGGCGCGTTCCGGGCGAACCGACGAGGCGGCGATCAGAACCTCCTTGCTTTATGGAGCGACGGTGGCGTCGTTTGGCGTAGAAGCGTTCAGCTTGGAACGGCTGGAGCGGTTGACGTTGTCCGAGATTGAAGCGCGGCTCACCGAATTGCGTCAGATGATGATGATCAGTTGA